Genomic window (Aquimarina sp. BL5):
TGTTCGTAGGTAAGTCTTAACACTTTTACCACCAATGGTACTTGCTGTTCTAAAGCATAAGATCTCAAAGCTTTAAGATCCTCTATCAGTGTATCTGTATTGATTCCGGATTTTTCTAAATCAGTCAGAATTTTGTCAATTAATTTGAGCGCCTTTTTATTTTCCAAGGATTATAAAATTAGTTTGTTTTAAAAAATGATTATGGCAAATTTAACCCTTTATCTAAATCTTTGAAATCTTTTAAAACAATAAATTTACTTTTTATTGTTAAAAAAAATATTGAAAAAAAATATCTTTAATTAAGACGAGGAATTTTCCCCATAAAATACTGACCATTAGTTGTTTATTGCCTGAAAAACTTGTCTATGCTTGTATTCCAGCTAAAGTTTGAGGTTAAACCGTAACCAAAATTCCTTAATCCTTTTTATCTTTGAAAAGTATTCCAATTACAATTTTTCCCTTACTTTTTTTGTTTTCCCCAACACTTACCTCCTTGAATACAGGAGGTAAGTTCTTCTTGGGGTATTTCGTAATTAAAATAAAGCTACAGTTTTATCTTCATCTTCTTCTTTTATTGTAATTAATAATTTTCTTTTTCCCAACATACTCACTTTATATACTTTAGTTCCAGTGGTCCAATTTTCTTTTCTAGTTGCCTGAGGCATCATAGGAAAACCATAACTAAATTTCGAACCATCCGGTTTGGGACCGATAACAAAGAATTGATTTCTGGTTAGGGAATTATTCTTGATTTCGAATTTTATATACTTCACTTGGTCATCTTTGGTTTTCTTTTTACTATGAACGATTACTTTTCTTGCATCTCCTTTAATTTTTTCTGGAGTATTTAGGATTTTTAGCTTAGCATCTTTACTTAATTTGGTATCCAATTCATTAGTAACATAGACTTTTGCAGAACCCCTGCTCCAGATATCGACTCTTGCATTTTCTGCAACCAAGCTAGATGCATCAATAGTTGCAAGTTCTGCTGCGATACGGAGTTCTTTTGTTTTACCATCCATGAAGATTTTACCGATAGGTGCTAGGACCTGAATGTAATTGTTATTAAGGTTAATAATTCTTGTAGTATCGTGTGTCCCACTTTCTACTTTTCTAATATTAGGAGCACCGATAACGATTTTAGCATTTTCTGACGGTTGTATCCATTCCTTTTGATCCAAATGTAAAGTCCCATTTACTACCTCCTTATCTATGTAATCAAATAGGTTAGCATCTGTAGTTATAGTTAGACTTTCTTCTTTGGATTGATCAATAATTACTTGAGCATAAAAATTGATTTTTATGTTTTCGATATTAGTAGTGTTAAATGTTTTGGTTATAATTTCTTGATTTCCTTTTATTTGCGCTATGGTGGTTATACTAACTAATAGTAGTAATATGTTTATGATTTTTTTCATGACTTTGTGTTTTAAATTAGATTTTTAATAATGTTGTGATTAGTTTTAGGGAGCCACTTTTTTGTGATTACATAATCGATACCAAATCTTCCCGATCCTAAAATAAGGTTGTATATAGCAATCCATAAGAATCCCATTGCTGGTAGCATAGCCCATAATCCATTGTCCCATTTTTGGAAAATTATAGCAACTAGCATCGTGCACATAATAAAAAAAGAAGCAATTCTCGTTTTAAAACCTAGTAGAAGGAATACACCTCCGATAGCTTCGCTAGCGGCACCCATCCATGCAAAGAATACTGGGAACATTGCAAAAAGACCTCCGTATTCTGCAATATCTTTAGGGAACCATTCTACAACTTCTAGAAAAGCTAAATCAGGAGATCCTTCTGGACTCCAAGGAACTCCGAATTTACTTCCCCCAAAATTCACTGCTAAAAAATAACCACAGATGATTCTAGGAAAAGCGAATAGTGCGTCTACTGACCAATGAAACATAGTAATCGGATGGATAATTTTTTTAATGACATTTTTCATAACTGAAACGATTTTAGATTGTTTGATGTTTCAAATGTCCGAACCAATTGTGAATACTACGCCCCAAAACAAAATAGGACGGCTCAAATTATAATTTGAGCCGTCCTAAATTAAGTGAGATAGTTGTTAATAAGCTATTTTTTAGCTTCTAATAGTACAATGTCATTATCAGATTTTATTGTTGCACTGCCGTCTTTTACGGTAGTGTCAATTCCAGAATATACGTCTGTTAAGACAGTGCCATCTTTAAAAATAGCATTTACTTTTAAAGTTTTAGTTCCTTTTCTTAGGTTTAATCCTACAACAACACCATCATTGACACCCTCTTTTTTATATGTTCTTGAAAATACGTATGGTGTTTCACTAATCATTTTATGCTTTCCAGCTCCAATGGCTGGATGATTTTTTCTGAATATCCCTAATTTTTGCCAATGTAGTAATAATGACTTGGTTTCTTCTGTCTCTAGATCGTCCCAGTTCATATTTGATCTTAATGTAGCATCTCCTTGGGCCCCATCAATGATCAATGATCTTGCTGTTTCATCACCATAATATACCTGAGAAATACCAGGTGTTAATAAAAGTTTAGTTGCAGATTCATAGGTTTTCTTTCTTTCTTTATCGAATGGATCACCATCATCATGTGAAGTAATGTAATTCATAACACTTTTACCAATCAAACCAGTTTGTAGTGCTGTACTATATTTACTGTATAATTTTTCATAGTTTAACTGTCGTGCATCATATTTGAACTGGAAATTAATAAGGTTATCAAAACCATTAGCATAATAATCTACTTTACGATCTCCAAAATCGTAAAAACGCTTCCCATCTATTCCATACCCATATAATTCTCCAAGAACATAAAACTCGTTGTTATCTAATACTTTATCTGGATTGTTTTTCTTCCACTCTGCAAAAGCAACTTTTGCTTGTTCTGCCAGTACACTCCATACACCTTCTTCTACGTGTTTTACAGTATCTACACGATATCCATCAATACCTAACTCTTTAACATAATCGGTTAACCATTTAATGATGTAGTTTTTAGGTGATCGTTTAAGACCTGTTTTTGCAAAAAAGATTTCTAATTCATCCATTTCGGCTTCCAGTCGACCTTCTTTTTCCCATTTTACTTTTAATGCTTCAGGAAGTTTTACTTCTTCATCACTTTCCGTTTTGATATCCGGAAGATTTTCTACTAAAGTACATTTCACCGCGGTTTCATAATCTTTATAAGAACATTGTGGAGCGGCACGTACCCAATCATCAGACCAAACAGGGTCTTTATCAGTTACAGGACCTGTATGATTGATAACTACATCCATTAAAATTCTAATACCGTTTTTATGAGCTATTTCTACTAATTTCTTAAGATCCTCATAGGTTCCAAAATTAGGATCTATGGTTGTCCAGTCTTTTGCCCAATATCCGTGGAATGCATACGTATTACCAGTCCCTTCATCAACACTTTCATGAATTTGCTCTACAAGCGGGTTTACCCAAAGCGCATTAATTCCAAGATTTGTAAAATATCCTTCTTCAATTTTTTGAATGATTCCTTTTATATCACCTCCTTCAAAACCCCGTAACACTCCGGTTTCCTTTTTTCTTTCTAAAACTTCATCATTGGTTGTATCTCCGTTTTTAAATCTATCGGCAAGTAAAAAATAAACATTTGCACCTTCCCAAATAAAAGGCATATTTTCTGTAGTTACCGGTTTAGCAGTCTCCAATGCTGCAGTTTCGATTGTCGAAGATGCTGTTTTGGTATCACTCTTACAGGAAATAAGGATACAGAAAAGCACCAAAAAAGTAGTTGTTAATAAATGTTTCATGTGTTTGTTTTTGTGTTTCAAAGTATTCCTTGTCTTGATAATAATTAAGACAGAATAAAAGAATTGAAACAATAGTAAATACTGGTTTAAGGTGCTAATCTATAAAATTGAGCATAAAAATCCATCTTTGTATAATTGTGAAATTCGTAAAAATCACAAATTAGGCTTTATTTTGGGAAGCTAAGTATTGAGAAGGTGAGGTGTTTGTAAGTTTCTTGAATACTCTATTAAAGGTTGCCTTACTATTAAAACCACATTCGTATGCAATTCCTAATAAAGATAATTGTTGCTGTTTTCCTTCTTGTAACATCGCTTGAACTGCTTTAACTCGGTATGAGTTTATGAAATCATTGAAGTTTTTCTTAAACCCTGAATTTATTGCATCTGATAGGGTTGGTGGAGGGATTTTAAGCATTTTAGAAAGCTCTGTAAGATTTAAATCTGGATTAAGAAATGGTTTTTCATTCTCCATGAACTCTTCAATTTTTTCTTTAATCTTAATAACATCTTCACTAAGTTCAATTTGTGGAGTATCGATACTCTCTTTTACAGTCACTGAAAAATTCAAGTTATTCAATTTATTAGTGTCTGTAAAGTATCCTTTTATTCCAAAATAGATAATGGCTACAGCAGTAAAGAAATGATACCACCATTTTTGGGTCCAATGTAAATCCGTAATAACTGAACCAATGACTCCCTGAAAAATGCTATATAAAAATAGGAAAGAATAAATAAAAAGAAAGTTTCTAATCCAATTTAGTTCTAGACTATAGGTGTTGGAGAAAAACTGCTGGATCTTTTTTCTGTATATATAATATAGTTGTATGGTAAATGCCAGATATAATAACATCTGTAGATTTTCTACAATTCCTATTAGTGGACTTACATATTTTTCATCTAGAAAAACCTTTAGATACCCGTTTTGGGTTTCATCAAATCCTGGTTGAGCTGCATCATAAATAAGAATAAAGATCTTATAAACAATGTATAAACTAACGGGAATAAAATGTATGAGATCCTTTTTTCTAAACTTAAAATTGGAAGTTGTTATCGATTTTACATAAAAATAGAGCAACGGTCCAATAGCTAATGATAGTGCAATGAGCCAATAATTAATTTTTGTATTCCTATAGGTATCATACCAATCCATAAAACCAATCGTATAGGTAGTTCTATGATATCCAGTAATAAAAATGAGGATAGACAATATTAATGCTGGTACATATTTCTTTTTAAAGTATCGAACTAATAGAAGGAATGCAAACACAAAGGCCTGCAATACCAAAAGTAATAATGGCGTACTGTATAAATTAAAAGAAGGAAACTCTAATGGTAAAGGAATTGACATGATGCTAATTTAAATAATTCACAGAAGTATTTTTTATTTTTTTTTTAATTAAAATACTGTTCCTTTGACTATAATTTAATTAGAATGACCAAATTGAAAGCTTGGATCTCGGCGGCACGGCTTCGCACTTTACCCTTATCTATATCGGGAATTATTGTGGGGTCGTCTATGTTTAATAATATTATTCTGAACACGAATCCATCTATTGAATATAAAACAGGTTTTGGAGGAAAGCTTTTGTTTTTTTCTGAAACCTCAATATTCTGGTTAGCTATTGCGACTACCCTGGGATTGCAGATTTTATCAAATTTTGCTAATGACTATGGTGACGGTGTAAAGGGTACTGATAATGAAGATAGAGTAGGACCTCAAAGAGCATTGCAGAGTGGAGCCATTTCTAGAAAAGAAATGTTCAGAGGTATCGTTATTACAGCTACTATTACATTGATTTTAGCAATTTTACTGATCTATGTATCCTTTGGTAGAGAATATTTTGTGTATTCTGTTTTCTTTTTCCTATTAGGATTAGCAGCTATCATTGCTGCTATAAAATACACAATGGGTAATTCAGCTTATGGATATAGAGGATTAGGGGATGTATTTGTTTTTATATTCTTTGGTTTGGTAAGTGTGGTAGGATGTTATTTTTTGTTTACCAAGAATTTAAACTGGTTAGTTTTTCTTCCAGCAATGGCAATAGGTTTTTTAAGTGCTGCAGTGCTAAACCTTAACAATATGCGTGATCATGACAGTGATAAAAAAGCTAAAAAAAATACAATTGTAGTAAAAATGGGATTAGTAAAAGCAAAAAAATACCATTACTTCCTAGTAATAGGCGCTATGATATCGATGTTGGTTTTCTCATTTTTTACATATGAATATTATACGAATCTGCTCTTTTTGATAGCATTTATTCCCTTATTAATTCACCTAAATAAAGTGGTAAAGACAAAAAATGCGGTTGATCTAGATCCAGAGCTGAAAAAAGTAGCATTGTCAACATTTTTATTGGCAGTATTATTTAGTTTAGGTCAGATTTTTTAATTTAGTGACACTTAGTTTTAAGGAGCTTGTAAAGCGAACTTAAAACTATTAGTGGAACTTATCCCGCTGCAGAGCGGGATCTAATACAATTATAATTTATTTAAAGAGTTCGAAAAGCGAGCTTTAAACTAGTAAAACCTATCCCGCGGAGAGCGGAATTTATATTTAATAAAAACAAAAAACTCACATAATGAAAATTACATTTTTTGGGCAAAATACATTATTGTTAGAAATTAAGGATGCTAAAGTTTTAATTGATCCTTTTATTTCAGGTAATCCATTAGCCAAAGACAAAGTAGACATTAATGATATTAGAGTAGACTATATTTTATTGACTCATGCACATCAGGATCATACGCTAGATGCGGAAGCTATTGCTAAAAACAATAATGCAACCATCGTTTCTAATTATGAAATTGCAATGCATTATCAAGCAAAAGGAATAGAAGTACATCCGATGAATCATGGTGGTAATTGGGAATTTGATTTTGGTAAGGTAAAATATGTGAATGCAATCCATACGAGTAGTTTCCCTGATGGGAGTTACGGCGGTCAACCTGGAGGTTTTGTAATCGAAGGTGAACATAAAAATATTTACATAGCAGGTGATACTGCTCTAACTATGGATATGAAATTAATTCCTTTATCCACTAAATTGGATTTAGCGATACTTCCCATCGGTGATAATTTTACAATGGGAATTGATGATGCAATTATTGCTAGTGATTTTGTGGAGTGTGACAAAGTATTGGGAGTTCATTATGATACTTTTGGATATATAGAGATTGATCATGATGAAGCTAAAAGAAAGTTTTTCGCTAAAGACAAGGATCTTATGTTGTTAGATGTTGGTCAGAGCATAGAACTATAATGAACGCTACTTATCATAAACATATTCTAGAATTCAAAAGACCCAGCGGTACTTCTCGAGGAGTACTAAAGACAAAAGAAACCTGGTTTATTGTTATTACTTCTGAAGAAAAACAGGGTATTGGAGAATGTGGAATTCTAAGAACTTTAAGTATTGATGACAGACCAGATTATGAGGAGAAATTGCAATGGACTTGTAATAATATTCATTTAGGAGTTGATCAACTTTGGCAGGAACTAAAAGAGTTTCCTAGTATTCAGTTTGGAGTAGAGATGGCTTTTAAATCATTGGAAAGTCAATCTCCTTATATCGTGTTTCCCTCAAAATTTACTGATGGAGAAGATGCCATTCCTATCAATGGACTGATATGGATGGGAGAGAAAGAATTTATGAAAGATCAGATCGTGGAGAAGCTTGATCAGGGATTTGATTGCATAAAACTAAAAATTGGAGCAATCGATTTTGAGGCAGAGTTAGAACTTCTTTCTTATATACGTTCTCAGTTTTCTAAAGATGTTATAGAACTAAGAGTAGATGCTAACGGTGCTTTTTCTACTGATGATGCTCTAGAGAAATTATTAAAGTTAAGCAAGTATGATCTTCATAGTATCGAACAACCCATTAAACAGGGCCAATCAGAGGAGATGAAAGCGTTATCTAAGGTTACTCCATTGCCAATTGCATTAGATGAAGAACTAATTGGTATTTTTGATGTAACGGAAAAGAAAAAACTACTACTAACAATAGAACCTCAATATATAATTTTAAAACCAAGTTTAATAGGTGGATTTAAAGGCACCCAAGAATGGATTGATTTGGCTGAAGACCTAGGAATAGGATGGTGGATCACAAGTGCATTAGAAAGTAATATTGGATTAAATGCGATTGCTCAATATACTTTTACCCTAAATAGTAAAATGCCACAAGGTTTAGGAACTGGAGGTTTATATACTAATAATATAAAAGCACCTTTGGCAGTAGATAAAGGAACATTAAGGTATCAACCTCATAAGAAATGGGTTGTATCATATTTAGATTAATAAAATAAGTATAGATGTATATAGAACAAGGAAGAAAAGGAAAACTAGGAATGTGGAAGTATTTATTTCCTCCAATAGGGTTTTTTGGTTTAATGATTTTAAATTTTTTAGTCAGTTTATTAATGGGGGCGGATACCGAAACTGTTATGCAAGATCAAATAGAAACTTTAGGTAAACCTTTATTTTTTCTCATAGCTGTAGGACCTTTTGTTGTCTTCTTGGGAGCGTTATTTTTTTGGGTAAAAATTGTACATCAACAAAGTATTACTTCATTGACTACTTCTAGAAAAAAAATAGATTGGAAACGAGTATTTTTTATGTTTGGATTAATGGCATTATATATTTGTATTACTACATATATAGGATATGTTATTGCTCCAGATGATTATGAAATAA
Coding sequences:
- a CDS encoding alpha-amylase family glycosyl hydrolase; protein product: MKHLLTTTFLVLFCILISCKSDTKTASSTIETAALETAKPVTTENMPFIWEGANVYFLLADRFKNGDTTNDEVLERKKETGVLRGFEGGDIKGIIQKIEEGYFTNLGINALWVNPLVEQIHESVDEGTGNTYAFHGYWAKDWTTIDPNFGTYEDLKKLVEIAHKNGIRILMDVVINHTGPVTDKDPVWSDDWVRAAPQCSYKDYETAVKCTLVENLPDIKTESDEEVKLPEALKVKWEKEGRLEAEMDELEIFFAKTGLKRSPKNYIIKWLTDYVKELGIDGYRVDTVKHVEEGVWSVLAEQAKVAFAEWKKNNPDKVLDNNEFYVLGELYGYGIDGKRFYDFGDRKVDYYANGFDNLINFQFKYDARQLNYEKLYSKYSTALQTGLIGKSVMNYITSHDDGDPFDKERKKTYESATKLLLTPGISQVYYGDETARSLIIDGAQGDATLRSNMNWDDLETEETKSLLLHWQKLGIFRKNHPAIGAGKHKMISETPYVFSRTYKKEGVNDGVVVGLNLRKGTKTLKVNAIFKDGTVLTDVYSGIDTTVKDGSATIKSDNDIVLLEAKK
- a CDS encoding metal-dependent hydrolase, producing the protein MKITFFGQNTLLLEIKDAKVLIDPFISGNPLAKDKVDINDIRVDYILLTHAHQDHTLDAEAIAKNNNATIVSNYEIAMHYQAKGIEVHPMNHGGNWEFDFGKVKYVNAIHTSSFPDGSYGGQPGGFVIEGEHKNIYIAGDTALTMDMKLIPLSTKLDLAILPIGDNFTMGIDDAIIASDFVECDKVLGVHYDTFGYIEIDHDEAKRKFFAKDKDLMLLDVGQSIEL
- a CDS encoding GIN domain-containing protein; amino-acid sequence: MKKIINILLLLVSITTIAQIKGNQEIITKTFNTTNIENIKINFYAQVIIDQSKEESLTITTDANLFDYIDKEVVNGTLHLDQKEWIQPSENAKIVIGAPNIRKVESGTHDTTRIINLNNNYIQVLAPIGKIFMDGKTKELRIAAELATIDASSLVAENARVDIWSRGSAKVYVTNELDTKLSKDAKLKILNTPEKIKGDARKVIVHSKKKTKDDQVKYIKFEIKNNSLTRNQFFVIGPKPDGSKFSYGFPMMPQATRKENWTTGTKVYKVSMLGKRKLLITIKEEDEDKTVALF
- a CDS encoding DoxX family protein — translated: MKNVIKKIIHPITMFHWSVDALFAFPRIICGYFLAVNFGGSKFGVPWSPEGSPDLAFLEVVEWFPKDIAEYGGLFAMFPVFFAWMGAASEAIGGVFLLLGFKTRIASFFIMCTMLVAIIFQKWDNGLWAMLPAMGFLWIAIYNLILGSGRFGIDYVITKKWLPKTNHNIIKNLI
- a CDS encoding o-succinylbenzoate synthase, with the protein product MNATYHKHILEFKRPSGTSRGVLKTKETWFIVITSEEKQGIGECGILRTLSIDDRPDYEEKLQWTCNNIHLGVDQLWQELKEFPSIQFGVEMAFKSLESQSPYIVFPSKFTDGEDAIPINGLIWMGEKEFMKDQIVEKLDQGFDCIKLKIGAIDFEAELELLSYIRSQFSKDVIELRVDANGAFSTDDALEKLLKLSKYDLHSIEQPIKQGQSEEMKALSKVTPLPIALDEELIGIFDVTEKKKLLLTIEPQYIILKPSLIGGFKGTQEWIDLAEDLGIGWWITSALESNIGLNAIAQYTFTLNSKMPQGLGTGGLYTNNIKAPLAVDKGTLRYQPHKKWVVSYLD
- a CDS encoding AraC family transcriptional regulator; amino-acid sequence: MSIPLPLEFPSFNLYSTPLLLLVLQAFVFAFLLLVRYFKKKYVPALILSILIFITGYHRTTYTIGFMDWYDTYRNTKINYWLIALSLAIGPLLYFYVKSITTSNFKFRKKDLIHFIPVSLYIVYKIFILIYDAAQPGFDETQNGYLKVFLDEKYVSPLIGIVENLQMLLYLAFTIQLYYIYRKKIQQFFSNTYSLELNWIRNFLFIYSFLFLYSIFQGVIGSVITDLHWTQKWWYHFFTAVAIIYFGIKGYFTDTNKLNNLNFSVTVKESIDTPQIELSEDVIKIKEKIEEFMENEKPFLNPDLNLTELSKMLKIPPPTLSDAINSGFKKNFNDFINSYRVKAVQAMLQEGKQQQLSLLGIAYECGFNSKATFNRVFKKLTNTSPSQYLASQNKA
- the menA gene encoding 1,4-dihydroxy-2-naphthoate octaprenyltransferase, encoding MTKLKAWISAARLRTLPLSISGIIVGSSMFNNIILNTNPSIEYKTGFGGKLLFFSETSIFWLAIATTLGLQILSNFANDYGDGVKGTDNEDRVGPQRALQSGAISRKEMFRGIVITATITLILAILLIYVSFGREYFVYSVFFFLLGLAAIIAAIKYTMGNSAYGYRGLGDVFVFIFFGLVSVVGCYFLFTKNLNWLVFLPAMAIGFLSAAVLNLNNMRDHDSDKKAKKNTIVVKMGLVKAKKYHYFLVIGAMISMLVFSFFTYEYYTNLLFLIAFIPLLIHLNKVVKTKNAVDLDPELKKVALSTFLLAVLFSLGQIF